In Paracoccus aminophilus JCM 7686, a single window of DNA contains:
- the der gene encoding ribosome biogenesis GTPase Der — MSFTLAIVGRPNVGKSTLFNRLVGKRLALVDDQPGVTRDLREGQGRLGDLRFIVVDSAGLEMVEDDSLQGRMRRLTERAVEEADVCLFVIDARVGVTAADEYFAELLRRRAKNVILAANKAEGRAGEAGALEAYALGLGEPLRISAEHGEGMDDLYRVLLPLADQFEAENVQQVPETDVEIAEDAGDDEDDESWKPSLEKPLQLAVIGRPNAGKSTLINKIIGEDRLLTGPEAGITRDSISVSATFMGTPMRIFDTAGMRKRARVTDKLEKLSVADGLRAVRFAEVVVVLLDVDIPFEQQDLRIADFAETEGRAVVIAANKWDLEEEKAEKLKELREAFERLLPQLKGAPLVTVSAKTGKGLDRLHNAIIKAHEVWNRRVSTARLNQWLNAMTEAHPPPAPGGRRIRLRYMTQVKTRPPAFVVMATHTDKLPDAYARYLVNGLRQDFDLPGTPIRFTFRDQGVKNPFKDKANKINQSGALSKHKIRQKPKGT, encoded by the coding sequence ATGAGCTTTACCCTCGCCATTGTCGGGCGGCCGAATGTCGGCAAGTCCACCCTGTTCAACCGCCTCGTGGGCAAGCGTCTGGCGCTGGTCGATGACCAGCCCGGCGTGACCCGCGACCTGCGCGAAGGGCAGGGCCGTCTGGGCGATCTGCGCTTCATCGTCGTCGATAGCGCGGGTCTCGAGATGGTCGAGGACGACAGTCTTCAAGGCCGGATGCGCCGCCTGACCGAACGTGCCGTCGAAGAGGCCGATGTCTGCCTGTTCGTCATCGACGCGCGCGTTGGTGTGACCGCAGCGGATGAATATTTCGCCGAGCTTCTGCGCCGCCGCGCCAAGAACGTCATCCTCGCCGCCAACAAGGCCGAGGGTCGCGCCGGTGAGGCGGGTGCGCTTGAAGCCTATGCGCTTGGTCTGGGCGAGCCTTTGCGGATCTCGGCCGAACATGGCGAGGGCATGGACGATCTCTACCGCGTTCTGCTGCCGCTGGCCGATCAGTTCGAGGCCGAGAACGTCCAGCAAGTGCCGGAAACCGATGTCGAGATCGCCGAAGATGCTGGCGATGACGAGGATGACGAAAGCTGGAAGCCCTCGCTCGAAAAGCCGCTGCAGCTTGCGGTGATCGGTCGCCCGAATGCCGGAAAATCGACGCTGATCAACAAGATCATCGGCGAGGATCGTCTGCTCACCGGCCCCGAGGCCGGGATCACCCGCGATTCGATCTCGGTGTCGGCGACGTTCATGGGCACGCCGATGCGGATCTTCGACACCGCCGGGATGCGCAAACGGGCGCGTGTGACCGATAAGCTCGAAAAGCTCTCGGTCGCTGACGGGCTGCGCGCCGTGCGCTTTGCCGAGGTCGTGGTCGTGCTTCTCGACGTGGATATTCCGTTCGAGCAGCAGGATCTGCGCATTGCCGATTTCGCCGAGACCGAGGGCCGCGCCGTCGTGATCGCCGCGAACAAATGGGATCTCGAAGAAGAGAAGGCCGAGAAGCTCAAAGAGCTGCGCGAGGCCTTTGAGCGCCTGCTGCCCCAGCTCAAAGGGGCGCCGCTGGTGACGGTTTCGGCCAAGACCGGCAAGGGGCTCGACCGGCTGCACAATGCCATCATCAAGGCCCATGAGGTCTGGAACCGCCGGGTTTCGACGGCACGGCTGAACCAATGGCTGAACGCCATGACCGAAGCCCATCCGCCGCCGGCTCCGGGCGGGCGCCGCATCCGCCTGCGCTATATGACGCAGGTCAAGACCCGGCCCCCGGCCTTTGTCGTGATGGCGACCCATACCGACAAGCTGCCCGATGCCTATGCGCGGTATCTCGTGAATGGGCTGCGTCAGGACTTTGACCTGCCGGGCACGCCGATCCGCTTCACCTTCCGCGATCAGGGCGTGAAAAACCCGTTCAAGGACAAGGCCAACAAGATCAACCAATCGGGCGCTTTGTCCAAGCACAAGATCCGGCAAAAGCCGAAAGGCACCTGA
- a CDS encoding outer membrane protein assembly factor BamB family protein — translation MTRFPLIALLAGTVALAGCNQRELILPGQRLDPRAVFSPDGPPIEGSQGPTTAALSLPAVRGNADWTNVGGNPAHFIGNVAIGQGTNLAFAANIGQASDRRHRITADPIVGGGLVYTLDSRARVTATMTSGQPAWSQNIADPGEIGDSISGGGIAYEGGRVFVTTGYGEVVALDARSGGVIWRQKVEALTSGAPTVADGVVYIAARNATGWAIRASDGRALWQVGGNLAVAGVMGASSPAVSGKTVVFPFASGQLIAVDTATGQQLWTAQVAGSRKGRSIGLLRDMTGDPVIVGNRVYAGTSSGRIAAFDLATGVEVWNSRNGAMNPPLVAGNSIFAISDESQLVRIDAANGATVWSVDLPQFTTAKVKKQAKVYAHFGPVLAGSKLYVASSDGKLRIFSPANGALLGEVNLPAGASADPVVAGQTLYVVTESGQLIAYR, via the coding sequence ATGACGAGGTTCCCCCTGATCGCCTTGTTGGCAGGGACCGTCGCCCTTGCAGGATGCAACCAGCGCGAGCTCATCCTGCCCGGCCAGCGGCTTGATCCGCGTGCGGTCTTTTCGCCCGACGGCCCTCCGATCGAAGGCAGCCAGGGCCCGACCACGGCGGCGCTGTCGCTGCCGGCGGTGCGCGGCAATGCTGACTGGACCAATGTCGGCGGCAATCCGGCCCATTTCATTGGCAATGTCGCCATCGGTCAGGGCACCAATCTCGCCTTTGCCGCCAATATCGGGCAGGCCTCGGACCGCCGTCACCGCATCACTGCCGATCCGATCGTCGGTGGCGGGCTCGTCTATACGCTGGACAGCCGCGCGCGCGTGACCGCGACCATGACCTCGGGCCAACCCGCCTGGAGCCAGAATATCGCTGATCCCGGCGAGATCGGTGACAGCATCTCGGGCGGCGGCATCGCCTATGAGGGCGGGCGCGTCTTTGTCACCACCGGCTATGGCGAGGTCGTCGCGCTCGACGCCCGTAGCGGTGGCGTGATCTGGCGCCAAAAGGTCGAGGCGCTGACCAGCGGCGCGCCGACGGTCGCCGATGGTGTGGTCTATATCGCGGCGCGCAACGCGACCGGCTGGGCGATCCGCGCCTCGGACGGCCGGGCCTTGTGGCAAGTCGGCGGCAACCTCGCCGTCGCGGGCGTCATGGGCGCCTCGTCGCCCGCGGTCTCGGGCAAGACGGTGGTCTTCCCCTTCGCCTCGGGCCAGCTCATCGCGGTCGATACTGCAACCGGCCAGCAGCTGTGGACGGCGCAGGTCGCGGGCAGCCGCAAGGGCCGCTCGATCGGGCTTTTGCGCGACATGACCGGCGATCCGGTGATCGTCGGCAACCGCGTCTATGCCGGGACCTCTTCGGGGCGCATTGCCGCCTTCGATCTCGCGACCGGCGTCGAGGTCTGGAACTCGCGCAATGGCGCGATGAACCCGCCGCTCGTGGCCGGGAACTCGATTTTCGCGATCTCGGATGAATCCCAGCTTGTGCGCATCGATGCGGCCAATGGCGCGACCGTCTGGTCGGTCGACCTGCCGCAGTTCACGACCGCCAAAGTCAAGAAACAAGCCAAGGTCTACGCCCATTTCGGGCCGGTCCTTGCAGGCAGCAAGCTTTATGTCGCGTCTTCGGATGGCAAGCTGCGCATCTTCAGTCCCGCCAACGGCGCGCTTCTGGGCGAGGTCAACCTGCCCGCCGGCGCTTCGGCCGATCCCGTGGTGGCGGGCCAAACCCTCTATGTCGTGACTGAGTCCGGCCAACTGATTGCATATAGATGA
- a CDS encoding tetratricopeptide repeat protein: MANQNDSFIDEVTSELRRDRLFQGLRRFGWIVVLLIIALVVASGWYEYRKSQDRQTAQDWGDAVVAAQTAADPASALDAVDPAGSKGRRAISGLLAGGASADAGDAAKAVAELKAAAEAAGPKDPVLRDLALLKAVIVGGPAMGAAERDALLTDLSKPGAPFELLALEQKAVALVAANRHDDAITLIRQIQKKDGLSEDLRRRLSEIMVTLDAPAEPEAAAAGLPDAAAAPAAPNPASAEPAATTTN; the protein is encoded by the coding sequence ATGGCCAACCAGAACGACAGTTTCATCGACGAAGTCACGTCCGAGCTGCGCCGAGACCGGCTGTTTCAGGGCCTGCGCCGCTTTGGCTGGATTGTCGTCCTGCTGATCATCGCGCTGGTCGTGGCCTCGGGCTGGTATGAATACCGCAAATCGCAGGACCGTCAGACCGCGCAAGACTGGGGCGATGCCGTGGTTGCCGCGCAAACGGCAGCCGATCCGGCCAGCGCGCTTGACGCGGTCGATCCGGCCGGAAGCAAGGGGCGCCGCGCGATCTCGGGGCTGCTCGCGGGCGGTGCCTCGGCCGATGCGGGAGATGCGGCCAAGGCCGTGGCCGAGCTCAAGGCCGCCGCGGAAGCCGCCGGTCCGAAGGACCCGGTGCTGCGCGATCTCGCGCTTCTGAAGGCGGTGATCGTCGGCGGCCCGGCGATGGGCGCGGCCGAACGCGATGCGCTGCTGACCGATCTGTCCAAGCCCGGCGCGCCGTTCGAGCTGCTGGCGCTCGAGCAGAAAGCCGTGGCGCTGGTCGCTGCGAATCGCCATGACGATGCCATCACGCTGATCCGCCAGATCCAGAAGAAGGACGGCCTCTCGGAAGATCTGCGCCGCCGACTGTCAGAGATCATGGTGACGCTGGATGCCCCGGCCGAGCCGGAAGCTGCCGCCGCTGGCCTGCCCGATGCGGCTGCCGCGCCTGCCGCACCCAATCCCGCTTCGGCCGAGCCCGCAGCGACGACCACCAACTGA
- a CDS encoding metallophosphoesterase — translation MTRHQIFPANGRAKARRDDDAGAEHVAERMTGRMAEHVAGDKRRPTGARPRKRRRLGIWAGLALAFGAGLASYMFWWEPAMRLRVVRWRLQPKEWVGRAPCRIVILSDLQAGAPHVSARRLGRIIARANALRPDVAVVLGDLVASHPFTWGDTDRPQIIAQLASFRGRLGQVAVMGAGDTGAGDTGGRDRSESERGPHCIRLAAATRHLLEEAGITVLDDEAMRIGDDASGFWLAGLAPDAAAERNPAVLGGASDEEKAGFDQIMTQVSGPAPVVLLAHDPDVFLDLDGAEHPVPVQISGHTNGGQVWFFGAPSLMLASRDEPYLWGRYDEDGRTLIVSGGIGCAVVPMRLGWLPEITVVDLSEPEGW, via the coding sequence ATGACCCGTCATCAGATCTTTCCCGCCAATGGGCGCGCCAAAGCGCGCCGCGATGACGATGCCGGAGCAGAGCATGTGGCCGAGCGCATGACGGGCCGCATGGCCGAGCATGTGGCGGGGGACAAGCGGCGGCCCACGGGCGCGCGCCCGCGCAAGAGGCGACGCCTTGGGATCTGGGCGGGGCTTGCGCTTGCCTTTGGCGCCGGGCTCGCGAGCTATATGTTCTGGTGGGAGCCCGCGATGCGGCTGCGCGTGGTGCGCTGGCGGCTTCAGCCCAAGGAATGGGTCGGGCGCGCGCCTTGCCGGATCGTTATCCTGTCCGATCTTCAGGCGGGGGCGCCCCATGTCTCGGCGCGACGTCTGGGCCGAATCATCGCCCGCGCCAATGCGCTCCGGCCCGATGTCGCGGTGGTCTTGGGCGATCTGGTCGCCAGCCATCCTTTCACCTGGGGCGATACCGACCGGCCCCAGATTATCGCTCAGCTGGCCAGCTTCCGCGGCAGGCTGGGGCAGGTCGCGGTGATGGGCGCAGGCGATACGGGCGCAGGCGATACGGGGGGACGCGATCGGAGCGAAAGTGAACGCGGCCCGCATTGCATCCGGCTGGCCGCAGCCACGCGCCATCTGCTGGAAGAGGCAGGGATCACCGTGCTGGACGATGAGGCGATGCGCATTGGCGATGATGCCAGCGGCTTCTGGCTCGCGGGTCTCGCCCCCGATGCCGCAGCCGAACGCAATCCCGCCGTCCTGGGCGGCGCCTCGGACGAGGAAAAGGCCGGGTTTGATCAGATCATGACGCAGGTCTCTGGTCCGGCGCCGGTGGTGCTGCTGGCCCATGATCCGGATGTGTTTTTGGACCTCGACGGGGCAGAGCATCCCGTGCCGGTCCAGATTTCGGGCCATACCAATGGCGGGCAGGTTTGGTTCTTCGGCGCGCCCTCCTTGATGCTGGCGAGCCGCGATGAGCCCTATCTCTGGGGCCGCTATGATGAGGACGGGCGCACGCTGATCGTCTCGGGCGGGATCGGTTGCGCGGTGGTGCCAATGCGTCTGGGCTGGCTGCCCGAGATCACGGTGGTCGACCTCTCCGAGCCGGAGGGATGGTAG
- a CDS encoding superoxide dismutase: MAFTLPDLPYAHDALAAGGMSKETLEFHHDKHHKAYVDKLNELVAGTEWEGKSLEDIVKGTYNKTAVAQNGIFNNASQHWNHAQFWEMMGPNNHAIPGTLEKALVEAFGSVDDFKKKFSEAGVGQFGSGWAWLVKNADGSLAITKTENGVNPLVFGQTALLGCDVWEHSYYIDFRNARPKYLENFLNNLVNWENVASRY; encoded by the coding sequence ATGGCCTTCACGCTTCCCGATCTTCCCTATGCCCATGACGCGCTTGCAGCCGGTGGCATGTCGAAAGAGACGCTCGAATTCCACCACGACAAGCACCACAAGGCCTATGTGGACAAGCTGAACGAGCTGGTTGCCGGTACCGAATGGGAAGGCAAATCGCTCGAAGACATCGTCAAGGGCACCTATAACAAGACCGCCGTGGCGCAGAATGGCATCTTCAACAATGCCTCGCAGCATTGGAACCACGCCCAGTTCTGGGAAATGATGGGTCCGAACAACCACGCCATTCCGGGCACGCTGGAAAAAGCGCTGGTCGAAGCCTTCGGCTCGGTCGATGACTTCAAGAAAAAGTTCTCGGAAGCTGGCGTCGGTCAGTTCGGCTCGGGCTGGGCTTGGCTGGTGAAAAACGCCGATGGCAGCCTTGCCATCACCAAGACCGAAAACGGCGTGAACCCGCTGGTCTTCGGTCAGACCGCGCTTCTGGGCTGCGATGTGTGGGAGCATTCCTATTACATCGACTTCCGCAATGCGCGTCCGAAATATCTGGAAAACTTCCTGAACAACCTCGTGAACTGGGAAAACGTGGCCTCGCGCTACTGA
- a CDS encoding sarcosine oxidase subunit gamma — translation MAEPLATITDVADLGMIQLRADLAASGEAIATAVGVALPAPTRIESNGNRAIGWMSPDELLVFVPKAEVGATVAALEAALQGRHALVLDVSDLRAVFDVRGAAAAQALSKLTPTDFAALPENGLRRSRLAQVACGIWPVSGGYRVMGFRSVADYMRGILTAAARPGSQLDPR, via the coding sequence ATGGCTGAGCCGCTTGCAACCATCACCGATGTCGCGGATCTGGGCATGATCCAGCTCCGCGCCGATCTGGCCGCCTCGGGCGAGGCGATCGCGACCGCGGTCGGGGTCGCGCTACCCGCGCCGACCCGGATCGAGAGCAATGGCAACCGTGCGATCGGCTGGATGTCGCCCGACGAGCTGCTGGTCTTCGTGCCGAAAGCCGAGGTCGGTGCGACCGTGGCCGCGCTTGAAGCCGCGCTTCAGGGCCGCCATGCGCTGGTCCTCGATGTCTCGGATCTGCGCGCGGTCTTTGACGTGCGCGGCGCGGCGGCGGCGCAGGCTCTGTCCAAGCTGACGCCGACCGATTTCGCGGCTCTGCCCGAAAACGGTCTGCGGCGCAGCCGTCTGGCGCAGGTCGCCTGTGGCATCTGGCCGGTCTCGGGTGGGTACCGCGTGATGGGCTTCCGCTCGGTTGCCGATTACATGCGCGGCATCCTGACCGCTGCGGCGCGTCCGGGCAGCCAGCTCGATCCGCGCTGA